From one Silurus meridionalis isolate SWU-2019-XX chromosome 23, ASM1480568v1, whole genome shotgun sequence genomic stretch:
- the LOC124377354 gene encoding NACHT, LRR and PYD domains-containing protein 3-like, with amino-acid sequence MEITDQGTDHVTSPSKDCKLQREKSHSPVPSCVSMKSDWSMDEPLKFSTGISSPGHSVLQKAGDRREKNIITATGHDPESTAADEFQKKFKINLMKTFQCLNGLMLKQENRTLLNEIYTELYITEGDSGDINKEHEVKQIEAASRRNPTEDTPIKCSDIFKPLPEQDKAIKNVPTKPLYEQDEEPIMNVLKKALSEQDEKPIRNVLTKGVAGIGKTVSVQKFVLDWAEGKTNQDVHLIFPLLFRELNLMKEQKLSLMELLHVFFKEMKELDISRLEKVLFIFDGLDECRFPLDFQKTVRVCDVTESAPVHVLLINLIRGNLLPSLLS; translated from the exons ATGGAGATCACTGATCAGGGCacagatcatgtgacctcaccctcaaaagactg taaactacagagagagaaatcacactcaccagtgcccagctgtgtctccatgaagagtgattGGTCTATGGATGAACCTTTGAAATTTAGCACTGGAATCTCCTCACCTGgacacag tgttttacagaaggcaggagacagaagagagaagaacatcatcacagctacagg acacgacccagaatccactgctgcagatgaattcCAGAAGAAGTTCAAGATCAATCTGATGAAGACATTTCAGTGTTTGAATGGATTGATGCTAAAGCAGGAAAACCGAACactcctgaatgagatctacacagagctctacatcacagagggagacagtggagacatcaataaagaacatgaaGTAAAACAGATCGAGGCAGCATCCAGGAGGAACCCAACTGAGGACACaccaattaaatgcagtgacaTCTTTAAACCCCTACCTGAACAAGACAAAGCCATCAAGAACGTTCCGACAAAACCCTTAtatgaacaagatgaagaacccatcatGAACGTTCTGAAAAAAgccttatctgaacaagatgaaaaacccatcaggaacgttctgactaagggagtagctggaattggaaaaacagtctctgtgcagaagtttgttctggactgggctgaagggaaaacaaatcaggacgtccacctcatattcccacttcttttcagagagctgaatttgatgaaggagcagaaactgagtctgatggagctccttcatgtgttttttaaagagATGAAAGAATTGGACATTTCcaggttggagaaggttttgttcatttttgatggtttggatgagtgtcgttttcctctggatttccagaagacagtgagagtgtgtgatgtaactgaatcagcaccagtgcatgtgctgctgataaacctgatcaGAGGAAACCTActtccctct CTGCTGtcctag